Genomic window (Musa acuminata AAA Group cultivar baxijiao chromosome BXJ1-9, Cavendish_Baxijiao_AAA, whole genome shotgun sequence):
TTTCACTGGGTGAGCGTCAGGCGGGATGTTGAGATGATGCTCTGTGACCTttgggtcgacgcccgtcatgtctgatggggaccaggcgaagacgtcggcattttcccgtaggAGACCGACGAGCTGCTCTCGTTCCTGCTTGGGCAGCTCCGATCCGATCTTGACCGTTTGGTTCGGCCGAGCTTCTCGTAGAGGAATGTCAACAGTGGATCCCCCCGGCTCAGGATGAGGAGCTAGTTCCTTCGCTTCGCGCGGATCTTCCAGGGGCGCCTCGGTCCTGGCTCTCTTGCCTAACGAGACGGAggtgaggtagcaccgcttggattCCCGGGGGCTTCCCGCGACTTCCCCGACTCCGGCACAAGTTGGGAACTTGATGatctggtagtaggtcgagacggcggctctgaccttgttgagggatGGCCGACCAAGTATGGCATTGTAAGCtgtgggaaggtcgaccaccaagaAAGTGGTCATCACTGTCTTCTACCTCGGCGGGGTCCCCAGAGTCAAGGGCAAAGTAATAGCCCCTAGGGGTGATATCGAATCTCCCGTGAAACCGGTGAGCGCCGAGTGCATCGGGCTCAGATTCTCCCTGGCCAAGCCCAGCTTCTagaaggcgtcgaagtagagtatgtcggccgagctccccgtgtcgaccatgatcctcctcatctgcacgttggctaccctggccgatatcacCAAGGCATCGTCGTGGTCGGGTTGCTCGGTAGCCCCAGTTGGGAAGGTAATCTCGGGTTTGGGCTCGCGTCCCGAGGCTTCGTCGGGGGCGGCTCGTGCATATGCCTTCCTGCCCGACATGGAGCCTCCCCCTGATGCGGGTCCCCCGGCTATCACATCAATATGCCGCTCGACGGGGCCCTCTGGGCGAGGTGACTGCTCTTTATTcggccggaggtactggccgaggtgacctctgaggatgagctcctcgatctgcctcTTTAGCTCGTAGCACTGCTCAGTGTCGTGCTTGTGTTGCCGATGAAATCGGCAATACCTTGATCGGTCTGCGAGCTCCCGCGGGTTCTTCATCGGGCGGGGGTCCttgagcagccccttccccttctcatgtAGGAATATTTCAGTTCGGGATGAGTTCAGGGCAGGAAGAGGGGGCCTTGGGTCAGGTCTATCCAACTTTCGCCGGGAGGCGGAGGGTTGCTGCTGTCGGGGCAGCTCCGATTTGACCTTTTTGTGTTCCTCCCGCTTTCCAGCCATCCAAGTCTCCGCGGCGACGAACTTATTGGcatgctggagcatctcggggaccgcggtggggggccgctccacgagcgaccagaagaacctggagggccgtaGGCCCGTCATGAATGCCTGTATCaggagagaggggtgagcatccgacaatccACGGATTTGTGTTGTAAATCGGTTCacgaaatgggagaggggctcgtcctctttctggttgagcccgaggagtaatgccatggacggctttggtcgggcgtacgccaggaagttaagctcgaaatccttggcgagctgatcgaaggaggcgacggttcctagcttcaggccgctgtaccatgtgcgggATGGCCCTCGCAGAgttgtcgggaacgccctgcacatcaaggcgtcagatGTCCCGTACAACGCCATCTGGGCGcggaaagcggccacgtggtccgctgggtcagcggcgccgtcatacgcatccagcgaggggaggcggaagtgtgGCGGGATCACCTGCtcttgtatctcgggggtgaacggggatCCCTGCTGCCCGTCCGCCCCGAGCTCACCTTTCGACTTTCGGACTTCCTGTTGCACTTCGTCGAGTCTTTGACTGACGAGGTGCAACTGAGCTCGAAGGGCATTCGTCGAGTCGGCGGTCGGAGCCTCGGGCTCGGGGCGGCTCGTCGTGTCTTCCGCTTCTCGGCTCCCGGGCCGAGCTGCGGGGTTTTGGGGTGAGGCAGGGAGCTCAGGAAGTGGTGCGTGAGTCCGGACAGGGGTCTCCCGTTGTTGCGAAGGTTGGGTCGCATGCGGAGGGGCTCGttgggagacgatcgggatgatGGTTTGAACCATGTTTGTCAGGGCTCGGACTTGGTGGGCGAGGTCGCGAAAGGCCTGGGTGACACCGGCGACGGGCCGGCGGGCGCGTCGCCGGGAGGCGATAGGCCTGGGTCATTAAACAGTTGCCAGTAGCGTTCCGACACCGCTGCGGGGCGTTCATCGCGGGTTTCGTCATgtgggggatgttcccccgaggcgGGGAGCCCAGGAGTTGAGGATCCGCCGAGGTGGATTTGCTGGTCGCCTGACATTcgggggccctccttctagcgccaatctgttatggtaaataacttttttaacCGTGACTTCGGGGTCGAcccggctggttcagggctccgaATGACGGGGACCAGATGTGGCTCTCCTTGGGGCGTTGTGGCGGCTGAGGTAGATCTGGCTGGAAAGTTCCGCTGCGCCGGAAGGATCCAGCAGCGGCCgaatacctgcacacaggtcgggtcggtagttcggcccgacccctccgacgattaagtcaGAGAAGggtgtggaggggattgtggatgaggaagagaaagaaCCTCCGAGTGTTTTGTGTTTGAGTTCCCCCCCTCTACTTTTTAgagtttgggggtatttatagatgaagtttgatgttacTTGACGTTGCTGTCTGTAGGgtagggtcgtacctctgatagCGTCTGTCGTTGTCGTGGGCGTTGCGCGAAagaccgagctgccgcagggtatggggggtgttaGTCAGCGCCTTCCCCCGTCTTGGCCGGCCATGAGGGGTCAGCCCTGGAGGTTGTTCGGACGCCGTGGGTGTGGGTGTGTGTCGCGTCATTGTTAATACTCGTTCTAGGGCAGTGTGCCGCGCAGGGTGTCCgacgtgggggtgtattacgtcagatCCGGGGTGTTATATCAAATCAGTTTCTTACCCCTATCAATCTTCATTGAGTCAAATTCAATGAACAATATCTTGCAGTCCATCAGCAACAGccaaccaaaaaatatatatatgtatatgtatatatatatatatgtatatgtatatatatatatgtatatatatatatacatatatatatatatatttatgtatatatatatatatgtatgtatatatatatatatgtatgtatatgtatatatatgtatgtatatgtatatatatgtatgtatatgtatatatatgtatgtatatgtatatatatgtatgtatatgtatatatatgtatgtatatatatatatatgtatatatatatatatatgtgtatatatgtgtatatatgtgtgtatatatgtgtatatatgtgtgtatatatgtgtatatatgtgtatatatgtgtatatatgtgtatatatgtgtatatatatgtgtatatatatgtgtatatatgtgtatatatatatgtatatatatatatatatatatatatatatatatatatatatgtgtgtgtgtatatatatatgtgtatatatatatatatgtatatatatatatatatgtatatatatgtatatatatgtatatatatgtatgtatatgtatatatatgtatgtatatgtatatatatatgtatgtatatatatatgtatgtatatatgtatatatatatatatgtatgtatatatatatatgtatgtatatatatgtatgtatatatatatatgtatatatatataatatttgtccTCCGCAAAATTACAATCTTTGTCCTTGAAGCATAGCGATTGTGAATGCAACTGTTACAACAAGCATACTAGAAAATAAATAAGGAACTTATTTCCAACATAGCAAATTTGagtaattatttattattgtatAATTTACCTAGAAAAACTTTTGCTAATTAATTTTTACCAGATAGCACCCGTCTGTTGAAAAATTACCAagggttttatttttttattttttaatgaatgaacaaatatatctttatttttttagctTTGTTACACAGCTAGGATGGATTTGTTTGAGTATGAATCCCAAAATGAATTGAACAAAACCAAGTTGGTCTGGtttgttcatctcctaaaccatttctttttttctttctcgtcCGTTGCAAATAGACTCCTTTGTCACCCCTCATGCCTCTCATTCTCATGAGGAGGTGAGGTGCAAGAGGATGAAAAAGAGGTGAAGAAGATAGAGGTGGAGTTAGAGAAAGAGATGACGGTAGGAGGAGGCTGAACTGGTTCACTAATCCAAACCagagaattttgaaaaaaaaacattGATTGGAATAGGAGAGTGGGATCGAAATTTAGGAAAACGAATGTCTCTGGATAATTTCTCAATAGAAGGTGTCACGTGCTAAAAACTAAGTAGTAGAGAGTTTTGCCCTTCGTTATTTACACCTCACGTTGATGCATGCAATCTAATGGAATACCTCGCAAAAATCTTTTTTAGCAGACGTTGTAACAGCCGTCATTTCAAATTATATATAACCGGATCGTTACTTCTCAGACTAAATAGCACGAACCCGATATATTCGATAAACTACGTCTCTAAAACTTATAAAATTATTCGATCATaaactcaaataaaaaaaatatgataatattcaaaccatggtatgcagtaccgaatggtaccatCCGATACGGAcgatacgtaccgatccgacgacATACCAGTACGCGGATCGTCCGGTACCGGACGGAACgtgttacagtgctacagtattatactataGCAATGCTacaataaagaagaaaatatatacaACTATTTGTTATACcttggtgtaccactcggtacgccctggtgtaccgctcggtacatcctggtgtaccgttcggtacgcTGATACCGTATcgaaccaacctcgaaacaccgatacGATACGGTATTACGATTCAAACAACAAATTAGAGAATGTTTGAAAGAATTTATCAAGATAAAGGAATCAATGTTTCTAAACATTAATCTCTTTGATATTCCTTCTTTCATTTCAAAATCAATATCTTAATGGTTATTATAAGGTCTGTAACATTACACAACTCGAGGGATAAACAAGTAGGGGACAAGATAAGTAGCTAAAGGAACTGACAATTTATTTTAAGACTGTTACATGATAAAACAAATTTCCACAATCTCAATCGTGTCTATATCAACTGGGTAAGGACATCCTtcttttgtcattattatgcactTGGCACTTAGCCCTCAGCAAAGCTCAATCGGATCCATGTAGCATACAATTAGGAACCAAGGCTGCAACTTGTAGCATatctgcacatctagcaaacagaAATTGAGTATACTGATAAACAAGTTCCCAAAACTCATTCAGCAATGATGATTAAGGAATAATGATGACAAACATTGAAAGGAAAATTGTCGACTTCATTAGTTTCATTTTGCAGTTTGCATGTTACAGATGAAGCAAGTTTTCACCAAACCAATGGATACCAAGTACTTCTACAGAAAATGCCAATAAGCAAATTGAAAGTATAAGTTGTACTACAATTCACATTTTCCTCCCAAACATGAAAGACAATTTTCATGTAAAAGACATGCTTAGCTTGGTGGTTCTCGATTTTTTATTAGAGAAATCAAGCCTAAGTCCAGAATGTGAAGCTTCGCAAGGGCATTAAATCCTTGCAGGTGTCATGCCAGTTAGCTATAGGGAGGCCAAAATAGAGCTTCTTCCAACAGCAGGCGCTCATTATCAAGTAAAGACCTGACAAATAAAATATCACATTTCTTCCTGCAACTTCTAGCCAGCAATAATCTCATTATCAAGTGATACCACTTTTGCACACTGGACATGATGTCTTTCTTCGCAGCCATTGGTCAATGCACTATTACCAAATAGCAGCATCAGCTATATAACATTATTCTTAATAGGAAAGGAAAGATGTAGTAGTACAAAAATTCCTTACATCTTTGTGGAATTTATGTAAGCATGGTAAATGTCTAATGATATCTCCAATAGATGGTTTCTCAAGACAGACAGCACACTCTTCAATAGTATCAGCCTGTAGAAAAAGCAATATTACAAAAGGATTATTAAAGTTGCAGGGAGCATGACAGAGAATTAACTTTGACAATTCACTGAAAATTGAATTTACAAAGAAATCTACACCTGGACTGTCGATTGTGGTAAATTGTTGATTTGGTTTTCTGAAGCACCAGAATGTTGATGGTTGTTTTCATCAAGGGCCAACAACGTCTCATAGTCATTTCTAGAAGGAAAAAATTAAGTATTACAATCAAGTCATATGCTAAACAATGCTAATGACGTTCCCAAGCCCggatgaaaaaggtggagggttgtgTTAGGTCACTAACAACCAGCGTAAAACTATATCAGATCTTATGAATATGAATCTTAACTGATCTCAATAACAGCAAAATATCTATGTAGCCGATCccaaataattaagatttatgattttattgttattgttgtaatCGAGTCATATGCTAATTGTCCAAGTGCCATTGGTGAATATATATTTACCTAACACCACTGAACATGCATTTTCCCATAGGATCTTATTAAATTTTCCTGTACATAGTTACAGATTTACTCTGGTGTCTAAATGCTGCCTTGAAGAATCTAAGTGCTTCTGCTCCAAACACAGAGTTAATCTAGTTCCAGTGCATTTGAATGACCCTAACCTATTCTGTTACATTGGTGCTTCCTTGTCCAATCTCATTACAGATTCTTGTACAATAGTAGCCATGTGAACATTCAAGATAGTGTTAATTGACTTTCAATCAGGAAACAAATTGCACTTGGAAGGTATAAAAAATTGCACAACAGGGGCAAAAATACATACTCATCAAAGTCCCGTTGAATGTGAAGAATATTAGTTGTGTAACTAATACTATTCATTCCAGCGTCTAGTTCATCAAGTAAGTCAGACCTCTGCAATTTATGAAAGAACATATCATAGCTGGCAAGGAGAAGATGTGATGTAACCCCTTATTATTCAACAATGAAAAAGAATAATGAACAACTTCAATGATTCTATAATTATGAATTTAGAAGATGCTATAAAGGAACACCTTTGTAGAAACCTGAACAACAAATGACAGAATTGGAAGAACAAAAGTTAATATAGTGACAGAACTTTCCTGTTTTCCTGACAAGATTCTTACTAATAAACTGGTAGGCTTTCTTCAATggataagacattaatactaaaaGCCATAGCATATTTCTGGATCAGACAGCTACAAAGCTGTATgtctgattgctataatttgcatgttTTTACTAGCCACGTTTTTCAGAAGAGGAAACACTGAACTAAATTGTAAACAGTCCATACAGACTTTAGGAGGTGAATTACCTCTCCAAAAAACACACTAACCAATTAAAGGAACATATTCTAACATTTACTTATTTTATGATTGATCCGTTTGGAGGAAGGATTTGATGATCTTGATCCTTCCTCCAAGCGGATTCATGCTTCATGGGAGGCTTGATAGAGGCACCAAAAGAAGAGAGAACACAGAAAATTATCTAGATTGCCTTTTGAAAAGGTATACCTAaaccaaggtatacagtttcgaataataccgcccgtatcgAACGGTATGTACCGAGTTGACCGGTACAcagaccgcccgttaccggacgatatatatatatatatatatatatagtaccgtaccataccgaaacgctggtacgatacgatatttcaaaccttgatcTAAACACATAACTATGAAAAGGACTTTGTAAGCAACAACTCGGACTTCTCAGGCAAAAGCTTGGACTTCTTGAGGCTGCAGCTTGCTGGTGATTCCCTCTTTATTTCATCCTCTCTCTAGGTTATTGCAGCCTCCATCTCTTCTGTGTTTTCTAGGGCTGTTGACCCTCTTTATAGTTGTAGTGGGGAAGGCTCCTAGACGACTCTCAATTGTCATCTAACTCTTAGTCCTACATAGGGGACTCCTAATCAGTGGTCTTCTAAATTTGAGTCCAACTCAAAATGAACTTCGATCATCACGGATTGTGCATAGCTAGCCATCAACTATAAGAATCGAGATTCTCCATAAATTAGCAAAGTGAAGTGTATAGAACTATATAACATATAAAGTCTTTTAGTAAAAAAACCTTAAAGACTAAACATATATTATTCACTAAAAAATAACTTTTAAAATTATGTTATATGTGCAAACTATTtatctttcataaaaaaattagtctCCATTGTTCAAATCAAGatctgaaatttcgtaccgtaccagagtttcgacgatcgctcggtacggtacggaacggtataccgttccgtatatatatattatattatatatatatatatatatatatatattatttatttaaaagccgACGTCGCATCGCCGAGGCGactcgacgtcgcctcgtttatttaaattatatatatatatatatacatatatatatatattattttaatattattattcgtTCCGCCCGTTAacggacggtccgtgtaccggtttactattggatcggtacgtaccgcccgtaccggacgatATTATTCGGTATTGCTTACCTTGGTTCGAATAAATAGTCAGACTATCTAGCCAACAACTTTAAAGAAGCAGTTTAGAAGTCTACCACAAAGTCAAACAGCTCCAAAAGCTATATAGATAGGAAAGGATGTCACATCAATAAGTAACAAAAGACTCAAGGATTAAGACTCTCTGTGTTCTTCTCATCTATCTGCTCTCTTGCTCATCTTACCATCCCCCTTGTTGCCTGTGCAGAAGAAACACCAGGTGCAGAAAGCATAGGCCATCATAACAAGCTCCCTAATGTcattctcttctcttttcttcttccctGCCTCTGATGGATGCAAAGAGGTTACTGTTGCTTGCCACAACTTTCCACCCTTTTGGCAGCTGCTACTATGAGTcacaagagagagaaaagaagggaAAGGCCATAAATGACTTTGCTAACAAGTGGGATAGCAACACCAATTTCAAGACCAAGAATTCATAAAGGTCTCTGTCATTATACCAAGATGGACTCTAGAAAACATATGATGTTGACCCATGATCCCActctgcaaaatctgtatgttcccACCTACATTGGCAGAGTGATGTTCATGAGTTAGTGCACCATCTTACAGTACCTACAGAAAGTCCATGTTAATTGACTCACTTGGTCCCCGGGTATATTTATCAATAATACTCATCCTTTATTCTAGGGAATCTCTACCCAATCTGAGTTCTATTATCAACCCTTATGTCAGTTAGCTGAACACAAACTATTGTACGTTACAGTCACCTCATTTGATAATAGCATGATACATCATATGACATACAACCAGTATATCAAACACACGTGACATTGACCTTGATATTGTAACCATGCATGTAGGTTTTAGGCCATTAGGCTAATGTCATACTGATCTTTGTAAGTTACAGTCAACCTCATTTGACAATAGCATGAGACATATGACATACGACCAGTATACCAAAACACACTGTGACATTGACCTTGATGTTGTTAGAAACCATGCATGTAGGTTTTAGGCCATTAGGCTAATGTCATACTGATCTTTGTAAGTTACAGTCACCTCATTTGACAATAGCACAATACATTATATGACATATAACCAGTATTCCAAAACACACGTGACATTGACCTTGATGTTGTTAGTAACCATGCATGTAGGTTTTAGGTCATTAGGCTAATGTCATACTGATCTGACACTTGATGGATCATGTATTATACTTGTATTATCATGTTATATCAATAATTGAGTTTAATACTTGAGCTTTTGTGTTCTTTCATTAACTGGGTTCTTATTATGGTCATGATATTTATCATGCATGTGTTCTTGATGTATTAAATTATGTGTTCGCACCTATTCTTAAGACTCACCAAAACATAAAAAagccataaaatcatttttataatatatCCATGAAGTACGGTATGTTGAACCGAGCAATATGCTAGGGTGTACCGAGCaatacgcatatatatatatatatatatatatatatatatatatatatatatatatatatatatatatatatatatataatataatataaaaaatatttaggcgTACGTAACCTCGGCGacgccgcctcctcctcttctccttgtcGCCTCGTCTATGGCATTCGACGAAGAAGGCGGCAAAGACGCCAAAGGCCACAGACGTCTTTGGCCTTCGACAAAGAATGCGGCCAAGAAGAAGGCCGCAGAGTCGCAAACGAGGCAATGAAGGAGACCGCCTCTTTCGCTGCTTTAGCAGCCACCTCCCCTGATCCTCGCGCCTCAAAATCCTCCTCTTTACGACTCTCCTTGCCTTTACCTCCCGGatcgagatcgtcgagggagagcgacgcCGAATCAGGATTGAGAAAGGGCATGGAAACAAGTTCGCGCCGAGGTTCTCCTAATtcacccttttcttctccctcttcttcgaatgtcctctccttcttccttcttcgatgCTTCTCCCTCAACCTCGCCGCAATCAGGCCACTATATCGAGCGGACCGCCCAATAGCAGGCAATCCGCATACCGGTTCACAGGTGGGTTGGTAAGTACCACCCAAACCGAGCAATACGATTCGAAATCGCAAACCTTGGATCAAACCAACATTTCCAGCAACCATGCTGAGTGTCAGTGTAGTATGATAGCAGAATAGCACAGTCCAAGCTAAAGCTAGCATATAGTAGGGACCAAGACTTGATTCCTTACTCTactacaacaataacaataaagccGTAAAGTCCCAACCATTTAGAGTCGAGTCACCTAATGATTATAAATTGGTGTAGCTA
Coding sequences:
- the LOC103999519 gene encoding uncharacterized protein LOC103999519, giving the protein MVQTIIPIVSQRAPPHATQPSQQRETPVRTHAPLPELPASPQNPAARPGSREAEDTTSRPEPEAPTADSTNALRAQLHLVSQRLDEVQQEVRKSKGELGADGQQGSPFTPEIQEQVIPPHFRLPSLDAYDGAADPADHVAAFRAQMALYGTSDALMCRAFPTTLRGPSRTWFFWSLVERPPTAVPEMLQHANKFVAAETWMAGKREEHKKVKSELPRQQQPSASRRKLDRPDPRPPLPALNSSRTEIFLHEKGKGLLKDPRPMKNPRELADRSRYCRFHRQHKHDTEQCYELKRQIEELILRGHLGQYLRPNKEQSPRPEGPVERHIDVIAGGPASGGGSMSGRKAYARAAPDEASGREPKPEITFPTGATEQPDHDDALVISARVANVQMRRIMVDTGSSADILYFDAF